A segment of the Candidatus Delongbacteria bacterium genome:
ACACCCTGCCGCAGGTCAATGCGTATACACACGGCACACTGGTGGTGGCAATGCACGGGCACCTGGCCTTCTGGGGGGCATACGCCATGCTGGTGCTGGCCATGATCTCCTACGCCATGCCCCAGATGACCGGTCGTCGGCTGTTTGACGGCTGGATCCCCGACTGGGCCTTCTGGACCAGCAACATCGGCATGCTGGGCATGACCGGCGCTTTCGCCGTTGCAGGAGTGGCTCAGGTCTACCTGGAGCGCATGGTGGGCATGGATTTCCTGGATGTGCAGGAATCTCTGCATGTGCACTTTCTCGGCCTTGTGCTGGCGGCCACCCTGTTCAGCACGGGCATAGGACTGTTCATCTGGAACTTCATCCGCTATGGCCTGCCCAAGGACGAGCAGGTGGGGGCTCCCGAAATGGAAGTCCGGTCGTAAGTCAACACGGGAGCCGGAGCGATTCGGCTCCCGCTTCCTCTGCGGGTCGCTTCGCACCGCGAAGGAGCTTGAAAGGCACACAGGATGCCACTGACAACGTGCGACACCCTTCCCTGGTATCACGCATCCGGAGACGAGTGCGGGATTTTCGAGGCGGCTTTCGCCCAGCATCTGCCCCTGATGTTGAAAGGCCCAACGGGTTGCGGCAAGACGCGACTGGTGGAACACATGGCCGCCCGTCTTGGACGCCCACTGGTGACGGTCTGTTGCCACGACGACACCAGTGTGACCGACCTGCTGGGGCGCTGGTTGATTCACGGCGGAGAAACCGTCTGGCAGGATGGCCCCGTGACCCGCGCCCTGCGCCAGGGGGCCATTCTGTATCTGGACGAAATCATTGAGGCGCGACCCGATGTGATCACGGCCCTGCACCCGTTGAGTGACCATCGGCGACGCCTTTTCGTCGAGCGCCATGATGAGGAGGTACTGGCCGCGCCGGGCTTCATGCTGGTGATCAGTTTCAACCCTGGTTACACCCGAGGGTTGAAGGAACTGAAACCGAGCACACGCCAGCGATTTCTGGGAATAGGTTTTGAGTATCCGGATGCAGAGGCCGAGGCCCGCATTCTGCAGGGCGAGACAGGCATCGATGCATCACAGGCCAAGCGTCTGGCCGTGCTGGGCTCGAAACTCCGTGGCCTCAAGGACCTGGGTTTTGCCGAGCCCGCTTCAACGCGCCTGCTGGTCAATGCTGCCCGCCTGCTGCTGGCGGGCATGGCGCCAAGGCAAGCTTGTGACACCGCCCTGGCGGAACCGCTGAGTGACGATCCGGACCTGCTGGTCAGCCTGCGCGACCTGATCCGGA
Coding sequences within it:
- a CDS encoding CbbQ/NirQ/NorQ/GpvN family protein — protein: MPLTTCDTLPWYHASGDECGIFEAAFAQHLPLMLKGPTGCGKTRLVEHMAARLGRPLVTVCCHDDTSVTDLLGRWLIHGGETVWQDGPVTRALRQGAILYLDEIIEARPDVITALHPLSDHRRRLFVERHDEEVLAAPGFMLVISFNPGYTRGLKELKPSTRQRFLGIGFEYPDAEAEARILQGETGIDASQAKRLAVLGSKLRGLKDLGFAEPASTRLLVNAARLLLAGMAPRQACDTALAEPLSDDPDLLVSLRDLIRMAF